GGCTCGCTGGTGGCGCTGCTGCTTTACAGGAAATGGGTGGACGCGCGCCATGTGTTCGCCGCCGGTCTGGCGCTGATCGGCCTTTCCTGTTTCCGGGGCGCGCAGGTCGATGCCAGCTGGATGTGGGAGCAGTTCGTGCCCATCCAAATCATGCAGGCGATCGGGCAGCCCATGGCGGTGGTGTCGATGCTGTTCCTTGCGACCAGTGTCGTCCAGCCGATGGAAGGCCCCTATGTCTCCGGCTTCGTCAACACCTTGCGCGCCCTCAGCACGCTTCTCGGCGGGGCGCTGGTCAATCCGTCGCCTCCGACCTGTCATTCATCACCTGCGCACCATATTGCGGGACCAACACAAAGGCCGGGCGTCCGACCTGATCGCCGGAACCGGCGAAGGAGATGACGCCAGGCATCTGGAGCAGAGTCGGACCTATGAAGCTCAATCGTCTGTGTCGAAGTCGATCAGTCGGCCGTCGGCGGCGAATTCGGCATCGAATTCGCGCCCGTCGTCAAGGTGGCCCTCGATCTCGATGCGTCCGCCACGCTCGAATTCAACCTTCTCCAGCGTGGCGTCGGCGGGCCAGGAGGAATTGGCGAGAACGGCCGCAGGTATCAGCGAGCGAACGGTCTCCGCCGGGAAGCGCCCGCGCCCACGGGCCTCGATCTCTTCGATCTCTCCGTTCCGATCCAACTCGACCTCGACCCGGGTGCCGCCCGGCAGCGTGCCATGTACGTTCCGGCCGTATTCGGCACGCGGCTTTTCGCGAATCTCGATGTCGGTCAGGCCGAGGGCCGTGACGGCCGCCGGCAGGTCCTGTGCGGCGAGAAGCCCGGGGGCTGTAAGGGCCGCGGCGAAAACGGCGGT
The Agrobacterium tumefaciens genome window above contains:
- a CDS encoding multidrug efflux MFS transporter, with the protein product MALLLYRKWVDARHVFAAGLALIGLSCFRGAQVDASWMWEQFVPIQIMQAIGQPMAVVSMLFLATSVVQPMEGPYVSGFVNTLRALSTLLGGALVNPSPPTCHSSPAHHIAGPTQRPGVRPDRRNRRRR